taaaaaagaaaaaaaaagaggaagaattaAAAGACACTACTTTGTAAACAGCTTCCTACGTCTACCTGGCTTGGTCCTTGAACAAGCTGCCTCACCAATCACAATCTCATCAACTAAGTCCTTAAAAACCAACCTCTCAACATCTAAAACCATCCCAGAAATCTCACTCCGGCAATCTGTCCAACTCCCAGACCGATGCATCACATCCTCCCACAATATACTTTTCAAaccatcctcctcctcctcctccaagCTGCACACCAACTTCTTGGCTTGAAACTGTTCTATCTCAATGCACAATTCTTTGAGAAGCTTTTGTGCACTAACAGTTTTCCTAGCCAGTCTGTCGGGCTTCCGCCATGGCTCAGGACACATGCCGACTAAAGATAACTTTGCAACAAGGATCTCATTAACAGCGTCGAATATGAGTTTCCGATGAAATTTCTCCCTGTCCAGCTTTGAGTTGGCAACCTTTCCGGGACCTCTATCTTCTTTTGAAAGCAAACTGCTTGCCTTGGTTTGCTCCAAAACAAAGAATAACTCAGGGTTGATGGGGTGGCCTGATGGGTGGAGCTGAAATGCCGTTAGGTCAGAACCAAGGTCTCTGAGTAGGAGGCCTGAAGCTAGCAATATTTCAGATATGTATCTGTGATCAGGATTCGAATTCTCGCATAGCGATGCTATGTAATCTGTTCTGGCTTCATCGTGATTGGAGTTCAGTCGCCTAAGCTTCTGAACTAAGTGTTCGATGCTCTGTAGTTTCTTGCGATTGATCTCTGAAGTAAGGCAAGACCCCATGCTGTTAGATGAGGGGTTATCTGAAGTGTTCCATTGATCTTCACTGTGACTGTCATTAGACTCTTGAGCACTATCACCTGTAGCACGAGAGGATATTAAAATGAGATTTTGCCTTTCTCACTTTGGATAAATAGAACAACAATGATAACTTTGAATGAAATAGAACAATAATGATAAGGAGAGAACTATTAATTGTCTTTTGTTTATTCTATCTCTACTTGCTGCTGCAATTTTTATGTGTTTGTGTGGTAAACTTAAACAGCGGACACATAGCAGGTAAGCAAAAGGCAAGTTTCTGATCATATTTTCATAAGTGCTATCACTGCTCTGCAGACAACCTATTGCCTGACTGCCAAACTAGATAATTTGTCAATcaaacaaaaactttttttgataagttaacGGATTTCATAAAAACCAACGGGAGCACTTAAGTATATGGGAAGTACACAAGAAAAACACCtaagcagaaaaataaaagagattaaaaagaagaaaagaaaagaaaaatgttattaaaaCTAGAAATGTGAAAACAATCATAAGCAGCTACAATTGAAATAGGGTATGAAAAAATAAGGTCTTCATCTCCGCCACCATCCTCTCGCTGTCTTTAAAGCtccaatcatttctttctctccaaatgcaccacatcaaCCAGAgtgggatcatcttccacaaaACTTCACTTTGAGGATTATCGATCTTTCTTCTCCAACAAGCAAGTAAATCTCTCACCAACTTTGGTGCCCATGTTGGTGATAGCCCATTGGTGAATGGCTCTCCCATTGTATCTCATCGGTGTGTTTTTCTGTGTTGGTGACTAGCTCTCCCCCATTGTTGATGGTACAATGGGCTATTGGTGCATTTTTAGCCATTCACCAACACAGAAAAATGCACCAATAAGATACAATGGGGCTATCCAAGTACACCATTTCCCCCCAAAGCCGCTCCTCCTTAGCATATATAGCAGAAAATCcaaattaacatgatcataagctttttctaagTCCAATTTGCAAAGCACCCCAAACTGCCcgtattttattttactatcaaggcattcattacaATGAGAACAGAGTATAGGATCTACCTTCCCATGATGAAGGCATTTTTTAGGCtaagaaatattattaaaaactaTCTTTAGCCCGTTGGCTAGAACCTTGGCAACAATTTTGTAAATGCCACTTACCAAACTAATCAGGTAAAAATCCTTGAGATCAACCGCCCCagaaattttcaaataagagCAATGAATGTAGCGTCTAGGCTTCTTTCAAACTTCCATGTAGCATGAAAATCACGAAAGACCTTCATAATGTCTTCTTTTAATATATCGCAACAAGGTTGAAAGAACGCCATAGAGTAACTGTTGAGGCCCAATGCCTAATAACcattcatattttttacaaCCTCCAATGCCTCcccttcctcaaaatctctctcaaCCAATTAGTCTCAACCTCACCAATAGAGTCAAAAGAACGATCGTCCAGCATAGGCTGCCAACTAAATTACTCTATATACAAGTTTCAGTAAAACTGGATAATGTGGTCACTAATCTCCACCCAATCAGTAGAAATTGTACCATCAACAACTAACAAAGAATCAATGGAGTTCTTTCTTAGATTGGAATTGGGCATTCACACTCCCTTAACAGCAAGGCCCTatatttttgcctccaactcactTCCTCCATGTGAGTGGAGCTCTCTATCTCACTTAACACCTTTGCTTTTTCAATCTCTCCTATCACCTAATGCTCTCTCTTCTTCAAAGATTTCAAGAACTCGTAACTCTTCCAAAAggatctttttcttcctctctacgttgccaaacacctcctcatttcatattcttaaaTCAGCTTTCAAATCCTTGAGCTTGCGAGCAAAAGTGAAGGTTGGTGAGCATTGAAAGTAATAAAAGTCCCACCATTGTCTCACCATATCCACAAAACCCTCAGGATTTAGccacatgttttcaaatttgaagtatcTACTACCCCCTtgaaagtcatcacaatcaagAAGGATCGGAAAGTGGTCTGAGTACAATCTAAGAAGCCTCTTTTGGGACACACTAGAAAACTGGAGAAACAAGAAATCTATCAATCCTAGACCAAGAGGGCGAATCCCGATTATTCGACCAAGTTACCATCAAAGAGGAGCTAGCGAAGAAAACTACTCGAACCACTCCCATCAAAGGTTGAGGGTCATCGGCAAAGGAGGCATCGCTGCATAACCTGGTAGGTCCTACGGGCTGATCCGAGCAAGCACCCAAACCCATCATCGTGTCCAAGCCCAACCCAGAACAACCCAAGCCCAAAGGCCTAAGACCCATTATCCTACTCCATTTTCACGTTAACTTCGTCTTGGGCTTTAAGTGAGAATTTAACCTGAGTAACCCTAGAGCCCATTGGGGCCTTAGCTTTAGGGTTTGGTTTAGAGTCGGCCGCCGAAGGCGGGCCTAAAATGCTTACATGGGCCTTAGAAAGTGAGAAGCTTGCTGAAATGGCCTTCGGCTCAGTATCCACAGAACTCGCTGGACTTGGCTTACTTCCTACATCACCAAGGCCCAAACCCGAGTCAATCCACATGATACATCGATCCACATTCTTTTTTAAGCTCACCGACGACTCTCTAAAAGTGCAAAAATCAAGAATATCGCCCAAAAGTCCCCTGTTCGAACTAAATCCACCACCGGATGATCTAGGATTTCCTTCATTCCCAAATGCAAGCTCAAGCGTAGCTCACCCAGTTGCAGTTTATCCCATCTGAGCAACCACCTCAGGATTACCAGATAATCCCTTCAACAATGAGGATTTGGCCAGAATGATCCTCCGTCCCGCAAGCACCTCCGCAAACGACTTATTTCCCACCTCCACCACTAGAGGTTTTAACTCTAGTGAAGTCTGACTATTGCCCGCACCCAAATGCTAAGCAGCTGCCGAGATGAAGCCCGCTTGACCCACCACCATATTGCAGCTGGAAGAAATGCAAAACCAGATGCAGCTTCGAGGCGATGGACCTCCAGCCTCTACCATCTCGCCCTTTCAAAACTAGAACCTCCCCCATACTCCACCACCACCAAGAACCGCCGATGCTTATTGGAGCAGCGCTGGGCAAGGAGAGCTGGGAAACCAACTCTGGAACGTCTACAAAACCCCTTCGTCCTCTCCTCTAGAACCAACTCCTCCATGGTGGCTACCAACCAAGAAAAATTACTTTTCCCAAGCATAAGGACAGGATGATACCCTTGCTCCTCTCAACAATCCTACACACTAGAGACCTACCCTCCACCACCAACTCAAAACATTTGGACTCAATACAACACCTTGACAACCTGATACTAGCTAAGAAATGTTAGTAAGTGCTAGCACGGgccaatgagagagagagagagagagagttctgCTTAGTAGACCAATAATGTATAGCACTTAGCCTTGCAAAGATACTTCAAACATAAACTCATCAGGCAAAAACTTTCACTCTACCAAAACTGCATCCAAGGAGAGGTTCTGAAATTTGTTGTTAGACTTCAAGTGAATTGTGAAGAATTATACCACCACCTGTAGGTCGTTTCTTTTAAACAGGACAGCTAAATATTCTAATTTCCCAAACAGCTTTTTGAGTGAAGAATTCTTAGCCCTTTGAAATGAGATCAAGATTGATGTTactattttaacattttatcTAACCCTGTGGTGATTTATTTTTCCAagacaaaaaaggaaaagaaagaaaagggaaacaTGTGTTCTAAGATTTCCATCAAAGTCAGCATGTGGGATTTAGTCATTAGATCAGCAAACTCAATTTCTAATTAGTATAGTTGTGGAGTATCCAAGTGAAAAATTTTGGGTGACAGAAACTTCACCTTTGGGGGCATTTGGTATCTGCTTTATGGGAGATAGTTCATCATCTCTGTATACCGAAGCATCAAGAACAGAGACAGGGCTTGGATGTTCTGGGGCAACAGTAGCAAGTTCTGCCAATGACCCATCTTCATCGAACCTAGATGTTGATTtctgaaagaagaaaaacagtACATGTCATTCGtctgaagaaagaaaattttacaTGTAAACTAAACTAACAAAATAGTTTAATGGAAGAGAAGATCTAAAGCACCTACTTTCTGCATTGAGCCAGAAGGCAAGTACTTGACAGGCTTCATGGATGGACTCTGGCTTCCATTTATCTCAATGGATTGTTCAGTACTGTTGACTTCAATGTCTATCTTTGAGTCTAAGACAATATTACCATCAGAATGCACAGATATGTCATCTCCTTGGCAACTCAAACTCCGCGATTCATAACTTTGCTCACTCAATTGGTCATCACTTAGCTGCAAGTTGGAAGATTTTGCTCTGACTTTTTCACCTAGGGAACCTGAGTCTTTTAGGTGCCGGTTGGATTGTCTTCTGGGTTTGTTTGAATCAGATGGAGGGGTAGGTGGGCGAGATCGCTTCTCCAACTCAAGCTTCTTCTGTTGCAGTCTCGGGCTTACAGATCCAGTGATCTTCTCTGAACTTGTGGTGTTTTCTTTTGGTGAGAGTTGAGACCTAAACGAAGATTGCATTGATCTCATATTTCGGCCACTGGCTTTTTTATCAGTGGAACTGACAGAAGAGTTCCTGCCACTGTTTTTAGGAGACTGGTCTTTAGCTGTTTGGCTATTAATCGAACCCCTTTTAGAATCTGCAAATCCAAAACTCGGGATTTTATGGAGACTAGAAATATCATCAATTGGAATTACAGAGGAGGCAGGAATGCCAGATCTTTCAACAAGTTTAGCTGGTTTCATGATCACAATAGGGGACTCAAAAGTCCTCGAAGGATTAGATCCCCTACTAGGGGAAGCAACAGCATGGTTTCTCTGTGGGTTTTGTCGGCCTAgggattttgaattttgattggAACCGATGGATTTTGGTTCAGCGTCtctttgaatttcaaaattttcagcttcttcttcttcttttttggtctCTAACAGGCCCTTTGCTTGCATTGCTTCCAGTATCTGTTTAAGAGCTCTGAGATCCTTTCCAGATTGTTTAAATTCAATATCTTTCAACCTCTTCTCAATCTCACTATAAACCGAGCTGAAGGAGTTTGGTGCCCTTGGTGGAACTATTACAGGCCTGAAAGCTGGTTTCTGAGAAACTCGATTTCCATCCAGCTGCTTCCATGGAGCTGGTTCAATTGGAAGCCTTGAACTTGAAATAGGTTTCATGACAAAATCAGAATTCCTCCAGCGTGGGGATGTTGGGTCTTTTGATGGGTTTCTGGGTGACTTCAAATTTCTGACTGCCCTGTTAATCTCATTTGTTTTTAATGATCTTGAGAAGGGATCACCATCTTCAACTGCGTAGGTTTTGAACAAATGCAACTGACTATCGTTAGCCAAGGCAGAATCAGGCAAGGTTTCCAAGCCCATCAACTTTGCTACAACACTAGGAGGCCGCTTCTGAGTTTCCGAGGATTGCGGTAGATTAAGGGTTTTGTCCTTTAAGTTGCCCccattttgaaagttttttgtGAGGTGATTTGGTCTTGAATCAGAGTTTGAATTCCACAATGAACCTTCCCTACTGTCCAGTGAAAGTCTGGGCAGCTCCTTATGCTTTGTGGTGGATTTGAGGTTTTCTCGTGATTCAAAGGATAAGCGATTTATCTCTCTCCCATCATAAGAAAACCTGGGAGCGTCCCTTGAAATTGAAGACCACGGCCCATCTTTTGATTCATATGATGACATAGGAGGTTCCTTACCTTCATTGTAATACCAAGGTGCTTCTCGAAGTTTAGCAAGAACTTTAAGAGACTCTTTCAGATCACCAGGCCCATTTTGCTTCATATTAACCCCAACTCCACAAGATCCATCCACAGATTTGGGCAGCTGTAAAGGCCTTGGGGAGTCTCTACGCTTTAAGGCACGGCCAATAGCTTCCTCTTTGGTTGTAGTTTTAATTGATAGTCCTCTAGCTTCTCTATACATAGAGTCCTTGACCACATCACGAAGATCAAGGGACTGTCGCCCTGGACGTGGAGAGGTACTAGGTTGGTTTATCACTGGATCCCTTGAGGGAGTTTCAGGAAAAATCATTCGGTCAGAGGAGGTTTCTGGTTGAGCTGTTTTGTTACAGTCCAAAGATGACAAGGGAGATGAACAAGAGGATGAGAAAGAGGCTCTTGACGATTCTGTGGAAATTCTTTGTTTCTCGCTCGCATTCCTGCTTAAATTTATTTCCTGAAAGCACAAGTAGTAGTGCATAAATTACGCAATAAATTACAGCACCATGCAGAACCAGTGAAATGATGGAGACAAACATATAAAAGACTTGAAAATCTGTTTGTTtcgctcaaaaaaaaaatatatggaaatTATTCAGcgccacaattttttttctatttagagTTGATCAGTGAGAAGAAGTGGTAAGGgcaagaaattaaaatcaatcTATGAAATACTAACATGTTAAAAATGCCAATTTCCAAAGTTAATTCAATGTAAATAAGATTCAACAAATGAATCATGGGCGATTTAACACCCACTAAATCCGCTTATATAGTTGAGTTAAAAGGAATATAGACTTGAGTCCtgatctcaaataaaaaaacttctGAGCATTGGTCAAAACAGGTGGCATAATGGAGTTTAAGAACAGAAGAAAAGCTTACAGCTTGTGTCTGTCGTTGGTATATATTGTTAGACTCTCTTTCGAGGCTGCCATTGTTGAAGTGGGAATTACCTATCAAAGAAACAGAAGGATAAGATTTATAGGCTGCATTACCGATGACTTGATTTTCAAGCTTACTAAAAATCACAAGATATATTCTAACAGGTAAAACAATGGGAAATAAGGTGTCAACACGCCTGATCAGGAACCCAAAATTATGGGAATATACCATTCTCTAGAATCTAGATTTGATCAACATAGGGAAGTTTAAAATATAACTTTGATAAGCTTCATGAAATAAACACTTCTGAGATATCTATCTGCATTCATCTGTGTACAGATGAGTAACAGCTGAAATCAGGACAATTTGCATGACCATTAGCCAATGGCCATGTTTTTAAAAACCCTTGAACCATACATCCATTATCATCTATGTTATATGTTTAAGCGCACACGCACATACACAAGGAGCAGAAATCAATGACAAGCAACATGACATTTGGATCAGATTAAAAGAGGAGGGAAAGAATGAAAACCTAACAGAACCAGgtcaaaagaggaaaaatattttttttttaaaaaaaaaaatcagatgccactaatgaatcaaataaaacaacacaGACAGAAGAGCAGCTCCATATATGCTGATGCACTCAGTGAAAAGTTTTAGATTTTAACAAATTAAAGAGATAGAGCAATGCCCATATGTGAAATAACTAACAGTAGTAATTAAGCAATATCAAGCTAGAGCGCAATATCAAGCTAGAGCATACCTGGAGGAAGCCTCTTGTGGCTAATACGCCTGCCATGGATGATATTGGGACGATCAAAGAGTTGAAATATCCCAGTCATGCATCCTATTTGCCTATGCAAATCTGGGTTGTCATCTGCTAGAGAATGTAAAAGCTTTGCAGCCATCTCCACCTCTCTCCTCGCTAACACAATTAAATACACCTACTTCTTAAACCTCCAACATCATTTCTCCAAATAAGAGAATTACAGCAATTCAGCCTCCATCGGTGTGATATGAATCTGAACCTCATACATGTTTGAAACAGTGTTTGCAGTTCTCAAAATATGAGATATCTAAGCAATTCTCCTGTGACCCAATCAAGAATCAAAGATTTCAGACACCTCACAGACCTTTTATACCCTCTGATTCAACTCCAGCTCGAGTACAAATAAGATCTAAACCTTATCCTCCCGCTTCCTTCCCCATTCACAATGTAAAAAGCACAAAGGAGAATTTGAGCTCTTGTCAACCCTATtgaccataagaaaacaaagcaCTTCCCTCAATCATGAAATTCCAATTGCAGCATTCCAAGAGGCGCAACTGACCACAAGACCAAATTACTATCTTAAAACCCACTTTGTTCCAGCTACATACAGTTCAAAAACAAGAAATGTTTGGCTTCAACGGATACCTACCAGATCAAAACTGCCCTTTTGCAATCAAAATTCCAATCCAAGAAAGCTTCCTAGTATAGCAGTAAATACCCTTTTCTGAGTTTTCTCCCAAATCTCAATTTTCTATAagaataaagtaaaaataaaaaaataaaacagaacaTACCCAGAAAGCCAAATCAAACAATCTAACCAGTAACGTGAAAGAAACCTTATTGGCTTTCACAGAACAAACCAGACAATGCCCTGTGTGGAAACCATAAAAGGGCCAAAAGAAAAGGAGGGGACCCAACAGGACCCCAAGACCCTTTACAATAATCACGCAAAACCGATAGCTATTAGCAACATTACCTTCAACtgccaaagaaaacaaaacaaaacaaaactaataatTCCAACACAACCCGGAAAGGAATCTCTGCAGATCCAAGAGGAGATTTTTCTTGAGAGAACAAGTGGAAAGACAGCCAGAAGAGATTGGAAGGTTTGCTGTTTGTGAAAATGTGTAAACCAACTGGTGTGATGTAAACAGTTGGCAAatcttttatttcctttttatataatttttcagAGACACAGAGACAGAGAAAACGGAAGAGGAGAGAATGTGTGGGTCAGATGTCCTCCAGGCCGTATCTCAAACATCCATGTGGGATGAGTCTGTGAGTGGGGTCTGGAGGTGTCTGCATGTGCATGTGAATTTGTcaggaaacaaagaaaagagtGGGTGGATTTATGTACTGGAAACtagaaatgaggaagaagacaACCCCCCAAATTCCTCAGTGCCCTTTTTCCACACACTTGTCAAATGCTGATTTACCATATCATCCTCTTTCCACACCCTTATCAAATGCTGATTTACCATATCATCCTTTTTCACCCTTATCAAATGCTGATTTACCATATCATCTTCTTTCCACACCCTTATCAAATGCTGATTTACCATTTCATCCTTGGGTAGATTTTCCTGCTCTCACCATTAGATTAAAtttcaataatatataaaataacaacatgtatgTTGTAACTTAATTAACGGtcaatattgaatttctcaaaatctctattcattttctctcttctattaaatgcttttaaaagtaagtcaactttaaaattcaatcttgacagttgattaaatgttattttaataacaacatgtaagccTTATCTATATAATATATCACAAGTCTAGTCTAATGATGAGAGTAAATGCTATTTAAGgaagtgaaaaaaagaaaatatgtgtagctttactcattttcttttgaCCACACTCAGTAGGCTTTAACATTAActatttgtttttgtaataCTATTTAGAAACTGCTACGgtcatataattataataacgtgatagtaaaaatcagtaatgtaaaattaaaaaaattaagaaaatttttttattagggaaacttcacaaaatcccTTTGAACTTCAACGTGTGTTGACATTACCCCCCTcaatgttcaaaaactctcaatctAAGGTATCggactttcaattttttgcaatgttccactttattaggatttttcattaaatcttgtcaaaattcttaaaataccaattttttattataaaaaaaagtaaaataaaaaattgcaaagattcaggtgttgatcatgatttaactgaatttgcaaaaatatcaaCGCTTGAAtctttgtaattatttaaaaataaataaaagtattttgagaattttaacaagatttaaCGGAATATTCTAACGGGTGggaacattgaaaaaaattaaaagtttaataccttaaattaaaaaaatttgaacgttaagaaaataatttgaaTATTGGTGAAAGTTCGTGCGGAGTTTTGTGaagctttttttattattattatgtcattttaaTTAGCACTTTTCTTGCCATTTTTATTAGGAGacgcaaccaaaaaaaaaccaaaaaccaaaaaatattaaaaaataaaaagaagcaataaTGCAATAatgaatgaaaatgaataaatcTGAGTATGGTGGCAACAGGTCTCCACGTGTACTACAATACTTTGAATAATGACAACTTGGGCACACAATTCCCATCACAGACCTAAAAAGGTAGGTGAGAATAAAGAGATACCCTCGTCAGTCACGAAATTCCTCCTCGATGGCCTGAAAATGTACAAATCAGCGCACTGCATATTGATGGCGAGTCACTGCGGTGGATGAGAAGACGAGCGATGGAAAGCAAAATCAGGCAAACAAAAacagtaatattatttaatagatttttatataattatcatataaaacttatataaatattatggaaaatttcagtaaattccTTTAAACTTTCAATCAATTTGACAAATACTCCCTATACTTTAAACTCTCTCAATTTATCcacatgaactttcaatttctttcatttttctcccatTTGTTAATTTTCACCATTAAACAGACATTTTGTACCCATTATACCCTTAACCAAAATTATGTCATTTTGGGCtctaaaactacaccgttttgagcTTCAAAATTATATCACTACCCAACccaaaacaacatcgttttgagcataatattaatattaaaatctCCCTTGGCCAAAATTTAGGTAGTCCGGCCACCCATTTTGGTTGGTCGAGGGATTCcctcctcccttttttttttaaatattttgcttttcttttaaaaaataataataataataataattgtcaTGCCTACAACAACGttgttttgggctgggtgggtgttgtagttttagggcacaaaacggtgtagtttaggagtgagggtataatgggcataaaaagtcaaaccgtttgactttaacattgaaaactaacagaaaggtccaaagtgagagcaaaccaaagtttagAGGGGGTAAAGTGAGAGAGTTTGAAGTATAGGGGGTGTTTGTCAAATTAGCTGGAAGTTCGGGTGGGTTTactgaagtttctcctaaatattaatataaagtttagaagtaatttcactttaaacccctgaattaccaAGGGATTTAACAAGCCCTCCCCCACCTCCGgaactttaaaatttctcaatttaaactcatgaacttttaattacagtcaatttgaactcctccgCCAggttttaaacgttaaaagtgaggcaatgacatttatacccctaacttttttataaaattttaaatttatccttaatttcaaaaaaaaaaaaaactaaaaatatatattattaaaaaaaaactgacccttttttttcaattttttcaattttttttttataaaaagaaaattgaagggtaattttgtctttttaagggttttaaatgcaaaaattgacggagggggtaaattaactgcaattgaaagttttgaaattcaaattgagaggttttgaagtttaggggggctTATTAAATCGCATAGTAATTtaagggtctaaagtgaagttgccacaaaagtttaagttgcaatttttttaaaatgacattttGGGTATTTCAgcttatgttgttatgatttaacaaaaaaaaatcttaacggaCATCATTGagattacaatttttttttttttttttttctaaacccttcttaacaatttaatataaaatattttttgggaggcccccttttttctttgaaagacTTTAGACCGTGGCCTAATTAATTAGCCTGGCCATTGAGCCGGCCGGTGGGTTTTAAGATCTGGCAATTTATTTGTTAACGTTGATTAAGGTatttgagattttaaaattatggaATAAAAACGTGGAAaatgattagtttttttttttttttttttttaactgttttacGTACGCAAGGCAAATCATAAAGGAGGCTTCTTTTTC
This genomic interval from Corylus avellana chromosome ca3, CavTom2PMs-1.0 contains the following:
- the LOC132173638 gene encoding protein LONGIFOLIA 1, translated to MAAKLLHSLADDNPDLHRQIGCMTGIFQLFDRPNIIHGRRISHKRLPPGNSHFNNGSLERESNNIYQRQTQAEINLSRNASEKQRISTESSRASFSSSCSSPLSSLDCNKTAQPETSSDRMIFPETPSRDPVINQPSTSPRPGRQSLDLRDVVKDSMYREARGLSIKTTTKEEAIGRALKRRDSPRPLQLPKSVDGSCGVGVNMKQNGPGDLKESLKVLAKLREAPWYYNEGKEPPMSSYESKDGPWSSISRDAPRFSYDGREINRLSFESRENLKSTTKHKELPRLSLDSREGSLWNSNSDSRPNHLTKNFQNGGNLKDKTLNLPQSSETQKRPPSVVAKLMGLETLPDSALANDSQLHLFKTYAVEDGDPFSRSLKTNEINRAVRNLKSPRNPSKDPTSPRWRNSDFVMKPISSSRLPIEPAPWKQLDGNRVSQKPAFRPVIVPPRAPNSFSSVYSEIEKRLKDIEFKQSGKDLRALKQILEAMQAKGLLETKKEEEEAENFEIQRDAEPKSIGSNQNSKSLGRQNPQRNHAVASPSRGSNPSRTFESPIVIMKPAKLVERSGIPASSVIPIDDISSLHKIPSFGFADSKRGSINSQTAKDQSPKNSGRNSSVSSTDKKASGRNMRSMQSSFRSQLSPKENTTSSEKITGSVSPRLQQKKLELEKRSRPPTPPSDSNKPRRQSNRHLKDSGSLGEKVRAKSSNLQLSDDQLSEQSYESRSLSCQGDDISVHSDGNIVLDSKIDIEVNSTEQSIEINGSQSPSMKPVKYLPSGSMQKKSTSRFDEDGSLAELATVAPEHPSPVSVLDASVYRDDELSPIKQIPNAPKGDSAQESNDSHSEDQWNTSDNPSSNSMGSCLTSEINRKKLQSIEHLVQKLRRLNSNHDEARTDYIASLCENSNPDHRYISEILLASGLLLRDLGSDLTAFQLHPSGHPINPELFFVLEQTKASSLLSKEDRGPGKVANSKLDREKFHRKLIFDAVNEILVAKLSLVGMCPEPWRKPDRLARKTVSAQKLLKELCIEIEQFQAKKLVCSLEEEEEDGLKSILWEDVMHRSGSWTDCRSEISGMVLDVERLVFKDLVDEIVIGEAACSRTKPGRRRKLFTK